Proteins encoded within one genomic window of Bradyrhizobium sp. AZCC 1719:
- a CDS encoding DUF2235 domain-containing protein: MSSRNIVIYSDGTGQRGGVLVDEDRSNIYKLYRATRCGPDRAVDPAEQVAFYDPGIGTLPPDSGWLASTWARSYNLISQALGLGLTGNIIDCYAAVIRLWRPGDRIFLFGFSRGAYTIRCLAATICKCGIPTQMKDGSPLLHDPRTSKKIAKEAVRNIYQHTSSWDPARSSTRQLELLDQRDALARRFREQYGSSHADGPNVYPYFIGVFDTVASLSNPIALAGLIALVPLVTALVGLAACWALSYFFGITTLWWQWFVGLTVAVGVIGYLSNFLMRIRVAFGLPGFPWYRTLHLTEARMNFYDRTLNRNVNFARHALSIDEARDSFQRVQWGEPGVWKNSEPRWFEQLWFAGNHSDIGGSYHENESRLSDISLKWMLDAAVAVGLKYDPSLLHLYPDATGPQHDETRSSVFKYAKRAVRNLRNDAPLHPTVLERLQAGKVLNYDRYEDYRPSNLKEHKDAKTFF; encoded by the coding sequence ATGAGCAGTCGGAACATAGTGATTTATTCGGACGGCACCGGCCAGCGAGGCGGAGTGCTAGTCGACGAAGATCGCAGCAACATTTACAAGCTTTACCGAGCGACAAGGTGCGGCCCTGATCGAGCTGTCGACCCAGCGGAGCAGGTCGCATTTTATGATCCGGGTATCGGAACCTTGCCTCCGGATAGCGGATGGCTCGCCTCTACTTGGGCCCGCTCTTACAATCTAATCAGCCAAGCTCTAGGCCTCGGCCTAACCGGCAACATCATCGATTGCTATGCTGCCGTGATACGTCTCTGGCGCCCCGGCGACCGGATCTTTTTGTTCGGTTTCAGCCGTGGCGCCTACACGATCCGCTGTCTAGCAGCGACCATATGCAAATGTGGCATTCCCACGCAAATGAAAGACGGGTCGCCGCTTTTACACGATCCTAGAACTTCAAAGAAGATTGCGAAGGAAGCTGTTCGCAACATTTACCAGCATACTAGCTCGTGGGATCCAGCACGTTCATCAACAAGGCAGCTCGAACTGCTGGATCAGCGGGACGCACTCGCCCGTCGCTTTCGCGAACAGTACGGGTCCTCACACGCCGACGGGCCGAACGTCTATCCTTATTTTATAGGCGTTTTCGACACGGTCGCCTCCCTATCTAACCCAATTGCATTGGCAGGGCTGATCGCTCTTGTGCCATTGGTAACAGCCCTTGTGGGCTTGGCTGCCTGTTGGGCATTGTCTTACTTCTTTGGGATTACAACTCTGTGGTGGCAATGGTTCGTGGGGTTGACCGTTGCCGTCGGCGTTATCGGCTATCTCTCGAATTTTCTTATGAGGATACGGGTAGCATTCGGTCTTCCAGGGTTTCCTTGGTATAGGACGCTGCACCTTACCGAGGCCCGCATGAATTTTTACGATCGGACTCTCAACCGGAACGTCAATTTCGCACGGCATGCGCTTTCAATAGATGAGGCAAGAGATTCATTTCAGCGGGTCCAGTGGGGTGAACCTGGGGTCTGGAAGAACTCTGAACCACGATGGTTCGAGCAGCTGTGGTTTGCAGGCAATCACTCTGACATAGGAGGGAGTTATCACGAGAATGAGTCTCGGCTCTCCGATATTTCGTTGAAATGGATGCTCGACGCTGCGGTGGCTGTAGGTTTGAAATATGACCCTTCCTTGCTGCATCTATATCCTGACGCCACGGGCCCTCAGCACGACGAAACACGCAGCAGCGTATTCAAGTACGCAAAGAGGGCTGTTCGCAACCTCAGGAATGATGCTCCGCTTCATCCTACGGTGCTAGAGCGGCTGCAAGCCGGCAAGGTGTTGAATTATGACCGATACGAAGACTATCGCCCTTCAAATCTCAAGGAGCATAAGGACGCAAAAACATTTTTCTGA